Proteins from a genomic interval of Gopherus evgoodei ecotype Sinaloan lineage chromosome 7, rGopEvg1_v1.p, whole genome shotgun sequence:
- the LOC115655441 gene encoding pulmonary surfactant-associated protein A-like has translation MLSLQSLHIFAAAVFFLVTCHAEEKCAGTPGIPGTPGANGLPGRDGRDGMKGDPGPPGPQGPPSGMPGLPGRDGVPGMKGPQGEKGNKGERGEPGLQGLPASVDPEVQESLHVLTHRISRLEGVLTLEGKITEVGEKILATNGKEVNFETTLKACEHAGGSISTPKNQEENDAILDIVKQFNRYAYLGIRESDVPGEFRYLDGKPLNYTNWRAHEPNGKGGENCVEMYTDGGWNDKKCNQYRLTICEF, from the exons ATGCTGTCACTCCAGTCACTTCACATATTTGCAGCAGcggttttttttctggtgacgTGTCATGCTGAGGAGAAGTGTGCAGGAACTCCTGGAATCCCTGGCACCCCAGGAGCCAATGGACTGCCTGGAAGAGATGGAAGAGATGGTATGaaaggagacccaggcccaccaG gtccTCAGGGGCCACCAAGTGGCATGCCAGGTCTTCCTGGAAGAGATGGGGTTCCTGGGATGAAAGGACCCCAGGGTGAAAAAGGCAacaagggggagagaggggagcctgGACTACAAG GCCTGCCTGCTTCTGTCGATCCTGAAGTGCAAGAAAGCCTCCACGTTTTAACACATCGAATTAGCAGACTGGAAGGAG TCCttactttggaaggaaaaataacagaagtgggggaaaaaattctcGCTACCAATGGGAAAGAAGTCAATTTTGAAACCACATTAAAAGCATGTGAACATGCTGGTggctccatctccacccccaAGAATCAGGAGGAAAACGATGCTATTTTGGATATTGTGAAACAGTTTAACAGATACGCTTATCTGGGCATAAGGGAGAGTGATGTTCCAGGTGAATTCCGGTATCTGGATGGGAAACCTCTGAATTATACCAACTGGCGTGCTCATGAGCCAAATGGCAAAGGAGGGGAAAACTGTGTGGAGATGTACACCGATGGAGGCTGGAATGATAAAAAATGCAACCAGTACCGCCTCACTATCTGTGAATTTTAA